From Anopheles arabiensis isolate DONGOLA chromosome 3, AaraD3, whole genome shotgun sequence, a single genomic window includes:
- the LOC120901279 gene encoding uncharacterized protein LOC120901279 translates to MLQGCRMGRGDSGKAIPNLLYYRWDQASLHGINSSCEGCLKPNLHTHALDRLATRIPDGVSTPNPTPVQGSRPFHFVDDRYRHLSARQMMPLQMNVEGATNKSQIYREHSGFRQEHDGRVTRLHLWTH, encoded by the exons ATGTTGCAAGGATGCCGAATGGGCCGTGGCGATTCCGGCAAAGCCATCCCGAATCTCCTGTATTACCGGTGGGACCAAGCTAGCCTTCAtggcatcaacagcagctgtGAGGGCTGCCTGAAACCCAACCTGCATACCCATGCCCTTGATCGCCTTGCTACGCGGATTCCCGATGGCGTTAGTACACCCAATCCAACTCCAGTGCAGGGAAGCCGTCCGTTTCACTTCGTCGATGATCGATATAGGCACCTTAGTGCACGCCAGATG ATGCCGCTGCAGATGAACGTCGAAGGAGCCACAAATAAAAGCCAAATATATCGCGAACACAGTGGTTTTCGTCAGGAACACGATGGCAGGGTCACGAGACTACACTTATGGACACACTAA
- the LOC120901277 gene encoding nucleosome assembly protein 1-like 1 has translation MADNETNEAVMISPSVPSPTNEEAPSLEKTEQFLLHQISVIEKRIKEIELAQSTASMPVPPNIQAKLYALRKIQLDLVEREVKFHLKAHEMEVQYQAEFAECHDKIARIVNGLDVPELTESNPAPNDAADQPTGVPEFWLTVLKSSFLEHMIQERDEPVLKQLQDIRVVLVSEPVPGFELLFSFAPNEYFVNEVLSKKYFLRCAPNPDAPAKFNGFEIYSCEGCTIDWKDGHNLVETPGNSFFDFFNPESMTNADYDADFNEAIMECDFQYGYHIKETIIPRAVFLFLKENINLGDENHFTCCCDRCVYIDSLEDLGAHPALDGDDDGDEEPVSQDPCSTPNGEDGESESV, from the coding sequence atggccgACAATGAAACAAACGAAGCAGTGATGATTTCCCCCTCCGTACCATCGCCCACGAACGAGGAAGCGCCATCGCTGGAGAAAACGGAACAATTCCTACTTCACCAAATATCCGTCATCGAGAAGCGCATCAAGGAGATTGAGCTGGCACAATCGACCGCGTCCATGCCGGTGCCGCCGAACATTCAAGCGAAGCTGTACGCGCTGCGCAAGATTCAGCTGGACCTCGTCGAGCGGGAGGTAAAGTTCCACCTGAAGGCGCACGAGATGGAGGTCCAGTATCAGGCGGAGTTTGCCGAGTGTCACGACAAGATTGCCCGCATCGTCAACGGGCTGGACGTGCCGGAGCTgacggaatcgaaccctgccCCGAACGATGCGGCCGACCAGCCGACCGGTGTGCCCGAGTTTTGGCTGACCGTGCTGAAGTCCAGCTTCCTCGAGCACATGATCCAGGAGCGGGATGAGCCGGTGCTGAAGCAGCTGCAGGACATTCGGGTCGTGCTGGTGAGCGAACCGGTGCCCGGGTTCGAGCTGCTCTTTTCCTTCGCCCCCAACGAGTACTTCGTGAACGAGGTGCTGAGCAAGAAGTACTTTTTGCGCTGCGCCCCGAACCCGGACGCACCGGCCAAGTTTAACGGGTTCGAAATCTACAGCTGCGAAGGGTGCACCATCGACTGGAAGGATGGGCACAATCTGGTGGAGACACCCGGCAATTCGTTCTTCGATTTTTTCAACCCCGAAAGCATGACCAACGCCGACTACGATGCGGACTTTAACGAGGCAATCATGGAGTGTGACTTCCAGTACGGGTACCACATCAAGGAGACGATCATCCCGCGGGCGgtgtttctgtttctgaagGAAAACATTAACCTCGGTGATGAGAACCACTTCACGTGCTGCTGCGATCGGTGCGTGTACATTGACAGTTTGGAGGATCTGGGAGCGCATCCGGCGCTGGACGGAGACGACGACGGAGACGAGGAGCCGGTAAGCCAGGATCCGTGCAGCACGCCGAATGGTGAAGATGGCGAAAGTGAATCGGTTTAG